One stretch of Candidatus Bathyarchaeia archaeon DNA includes these proteins:
- the carA gene encoding glutamine-hydrolyzing carbamoyl-phosphate synthase small subunit, with amino-acid sequence MVQQLYSCKSKKAALVLEDGTIFLGKGFGASTKLSGEVVFSTSMVGYPEALTDPSYRGQILTLTYPLVGNYGVPPYDLNMGLPLYFESERIQTQGLIIHGLCTEPYHWASTRTLDKWLQDEGIPGISGVDSRRLTKKLRTHGVMLGILKVCAENEELNLDALQQEAQSIPDPNLTDLVSEVSVKEPVQYKAEGKHTVVLIDCGVKNSIIRNLLRRGMDVIRVPYDTSAQDVLSYNPDGVFLSNGPGDPKRCVKTIETMKVLVEEKPVMGICLGAQILTLSQGGNTYKMKFGHRSQNQPALDLKTNRCYITTQNHGYAAEFDCLSKTPLECWFINANDKSVEGMRHKTKPVFAVQWHPEASPGPYDTEFLFDIFIKNMESKQ; translated from the coding sequence TTGGTCCAACAACTTTACTCCTGCAAAAGCAAAAAAGCGGCTCTGGTCTTAGAAGACGGCACCATTTTTCTCGGTAAAGGCTTCGGAGCATCAACCAAACTTTCTGGTGAAGTAGTTTTCTCCACCTCCATGGTTGGTTACCCTGAGGCACTCACAGACCCGTCCTACCGCGGACAAATTCTAACCCTAACTTATCCGCTCGTAGGCAACTATGGCGTTCCACCTTATGACCTGAATATGGGGCTGCCGCTTTACTTTGAATCTGAACGTATCCAAACTCAAGGCTTAATTATCCATGGGCTCTGCACGGAGCCGTACCATTGGGCTTCCACGCGGACTCTGGACAAATGGCTTCAAGACGAAGGTATCCCCGGCATAAGCGGCGTGGACTCCCGAAGGCTCACTAAGAAACTTCGAACCCACGGGGTGATGCTGGGCATCCTTAAAGTCTGCGCCGAAAACGAAGAACTAAACCTTGACGCCTTGCAGCAGGAAGCACAAAGCATTCCTGACCCTAACCTGACCGACTTGGTTAGTGAAGTTAGCGTAAAGGAACCTGTGCAGTACAAGGCAGAAGGCAAACACACCGTGGTACTCATCGACTGCGGCGTCAAAAACAGCATAATACGCAATCTCCTCCGCCGAGGCATGGATGTGATTCGTGTTCCTTATGATACTTCTGCCCAGGATGTTCTCAGCTACAACCCCGACGGCGTATTCTTAAGCAACGGACCAGGCGACCCTAAGAGATGCGTCAAAACCATCGAAACCATGAAGGTGCTCGTAGAGGAGAAACCTGTCATGGGCATCTGTTTGGGCGCGCAGATTCTGACGCTTTCCCAGGGTGGAAACACTTACAAGATGAAGTTTGGGCATCGGAGCCAAAACCAGCCTGCGCTGGACCTGAAAACTAACCGGTGCTACATAACCACCCAAAATCACGGGTACGCTGCGGAATTTGACTGCCTCTCCAAGACGCCTCTGGAATGCTGGTTCATCAACGCCAATGACAAATCCGTCGAAGGCATGCGGCACAAAACCAAACCCGTTTTTGCCGTGCAATGGCATCCTGAAGCCTCACCGGGACCCTACGACACCGAATTTCTCTTTGACATTTTCATCAAAAACATGGAGTCAAAACAGTAA
- the argH gene encoding argininosuccinate lyase — protein sequence MSKILHGGRLGSMRIDVAKFTSSIEDDARLLSAVVAINKAHVVMLMEQNIIAKQDGAALLAALEKTEDLTLDSSMEDVHMAVEEAVLKEAGSEAGGNLHIAKSRNDQVATAIRMTLRNELLTLLRSLTHVQEHLVEVAEEHVETVILEYTHLQPAQPVTFAHYLLSYVDALERDAQRLQNDYTRVNLCPLGAGALATTSFPINRDRTAELLGFSGLVENSLDAVGSRDFIAETLADLTLIAVNLSRLAEDFIIWSSPDFGVVELPDEFTSTSSIMPQKKNPELLEVIRARASDILANFVAVTAAVKSLPSTYNLDFQELTPKLWKSLDGVRASLDMFHKLMPKLKVTATGVQGKALKNYVAATELANLLVRKYNVPFRSAHKIVGALVKQLIDAKLTFAQATPNMLQKAAQDSTGIQLEVAAADILALADPLKLVEACNVKGGPAPVEVKRMLALREKMVLSTKSNISKMDKELGEAENKLGTTAQQYASQFRGNGTFKNYT from the coding sequence GTGTCAAAGATTCTACACGGCGGAAGACTCGGCTCAATGCGCATAGACGTTGCCAAGTTCACTTCCTCAATCGAAGATGACGCACGTCTTCTTAGTGCTGTGGTCGCCATAAACAAAGCCCACGTCGTCATGTTGATGGAGCAAAACATAATTGCCAAACAGGATGGCGCGGCGCTTCTGGCAGCCTTAGAAAAAACTGAAGACTTAACCCTTGACTCCTCAATGGAGGACGTTCACATGGCTGTCGAAGAGGCTGTCCTCAAAGAGGCAGGCTCCGAGGCAGGCGGAAACCTGCACATAGCCAAAAGCCGCAACGACCAAGTCGCCACCGCCATCCGCATGACCCTGCGCAATGAGCTTCTTACCTTGCTGCGTTCCTTGACACATGTGCAGGAGCACCTCGTGGAAGTTGCGGAAGAGCATGTGGAAACTGTGATTTTGGAGTACACACACTTGCAGCCTGCCCAGCCCGTAACGTTTGCCCATTACCTGCTTTCGTACGTTGATGCTTTGGAGCGGGACGCGCAACGGCTCCAAAACGACTACACCCGTGTCAACCTATGCCCCCTGGGCGCAGGAGCCTTAGCGACAACCAGTTTTCCCATTAACCGCGACCGCACCGCCGAACTGCTCGGTTTTAGCGGTCTGGTGGAGAACTCGCTTGATGCGGTGGGCAGCCGGGACTTCATAGCCGAAACCCTCGCTGACCTCACGTTAATCGCGGTGAACCTGAGCCGCCTCGCCGAAGACTTCATCATCTGGAGCAGCCCAGACTTTGGTGTCGTGGAGCTTCCTGACGAGTTCACAAGCACCAGCAGCATCATGCCTCAGAAAAAGAATCCTGAGCTTCTGGAGGTTATCCGCGCAAGAGCAAGCGACATCTTGGCAAACTTTGTTGCAGTAACTGCAGCAGTGAAGAGCCTGCCTTCAACCTACAACTTGGACTTTCAGGAACTCACCCCCAAACTCTGGAAATCACTCGACGGCGTCCGCGCTTCGCTTGACATGTTCCACAAGCTTATGCCTAAACTCAAAGTCACAGCAACCGGCGTCCAAGGCAAAGCCCTCAAAAACTACGTCGCGGCAACCGAACTTGCCAACCTGCTAGTACGCAAATACAACGTGCCCTTCCGTTCCGCCCACAAAATCGTCGGCGCCCTCGTAAAACAGCTCATAGACGCCAAATTGACGTTTGCCCAAGCCACTCCCAACATGCTGCAGAAAGCCGCACAAGACTCCACAGGCATCCAACTGGAAGTCGCCGCGGCGGACATTTTGGCGCTTGCGGACCCCTTAAAATTGGTGGAGGCATGCAATGTGAAGGGTGGACCAGCACCGGTTGAGGTGAAAAGGATGTTGGCTTTGCGTGAAAAAATGGTGCTGAGCACCAAATCCAATATATCTAAGATGGACAAGGAACTTGGGGAGGCAGAAAACAAGTTGGGCACAACTGCTCAACAGTATGCCTCACAATTCCGTGGCAACGGAACGTTTAAAAATTATACATGA
- a CDS encoding argininosuccinate synthase has protein sequence MPEKFVLAYSGGLDTSVLIKYLQERYDAQVITVTVDVGQPEDLAAAGEKANKLGVLKHYHVDAKDEFVTDYIYPAIKANALYEGKYPISTTLSRPLIAKKMVEIAQNEDATGLVHGCTGRGNDQVRFDITLSSLAPDKKVLAPVRDWGLTRDEEIEYAKTKDIPVSTAAKKFSIDASVWGRAIECGLLEDASQEPPAEAYEWTVAPEEAPNTPEYVTIQFEAGIPVSVNGEKMKPLKLIETLNEIAGRNGVGRIDHIEDRLVGIKSREVYECPAAIVLLEAHKDLEKMVMTRHEVLFKQQVDAEWVFLAYAGLWVDPLKADLDAFINRSQENVTGEVRLKLYKGGLQVVGRSSPMSLYDKNLANYNIKTSFNQSYSKGFIELWGLQTRMYNALKHSAKAQETEKP, from the coding sequence ATGCCAGAAAAATTCGTCCTAGCTTACAGTGGAGGATTAGACACCTCCGTCCTCATCAAATACCTGCAAGAAAGATACGATGCCCAAGTCATAACCGTCACAGTTGACGTAGGGCAACCAGAAGACTTGGCAGCCGCAGGTGAAAAAGCCAACAAACTTGGCGTCCTCAAACACTACCACGTAGACGCCAAAGACGAATTCGTCACCGACTACATCTACCCCGCCATTAAAGCCAACGCCCTCTACGAAGGCAAATACCCCATAAGTACCACCCTGAGCCGACCCCTCATTGCCAAAAAGATGGTGGAAATCGCCCAAAACGAAGACGCCACAGGTTTGGTTCACGGTTGCACAGGCAGAGGCAACGACCAAGTCCGTTTCGACATAACCCTCAGCTCCCTTGCACCCGACAAAAAAGTCCTCGCCCCCGTCCGCGACTGGGGCTTAACCCGCGACGAAGAAATCGAGTACGCCAAAACCAAAGACATCCCCGTCTCCACCGCAGCAAAAAAATTCAGCATCGACGCCAGCGTCTGGGGCAGAGCCATCGAATGCGGGCTGCTTGAAGACGCCAGCCAAGAGCCCCCTGCAGAAGCTTATGAGTGGACGGTTGCTCCTGAAGAAGCGCCCAACACGCCCGAATACGTAACCATCCAGTTCGAGGCGGGTATTCCTGTCTCGGTTAACGGCGAAAAAATGAAACCCCTCAAACTCATAGAAACCCTCAACGAAATCGCGGGCAGAAACGGGGTTGGTCGCATAGACCACATTGAAGACCGCCTTGTCGGCATAAAATCCCGCGAAGTCTACGAGTGCCCCGCCGCAATTGTCCTTTTGGAAGCTCATAAAGACCTCGAAAAAATGGTTATGACCCGCCATGAGGTTCTCTTCAAGCAGCAAGTGGACGCTGAATGGGTCTTTTTGGCATATGCAGGGCTGTGGGTTGACCCCTTAAAAGCCGACTTAGACGCATTCATTAACCGCTCACAAGAAAACGTGACTGGCGAAGTTCGCCTCAAACTTTACAAGGGCGGACTCCAAGTTGTCGGACGCTCCTCCCCGATGTCGCTCTACGACAAGAACCTTGCGAACTACAACATCAAAACGTCCTTTAACCAGTCCTACAGCAAAGGCTTCATCGAACTGTGGGGTCTACAAACCCGCATGTACAACGCGCTGAAGCATTCAGCCAAAGCACAGGAAACCGAGAAGCCATAA
- a CDS encoding ACT domain-containing protein, which produces MIQFWFVTIAQQVRSYLRNKPYLLEALEKGIVNLSELSRQIQQELKTGNAVAIKAALRRFAEELQRHKQKREEKVLQLLKRSGVAVYDRKSVIITAKEIALKNGLKVDLPNKYVYLLDRADLPQRISTLVKHDNCTMIVINSPEELEATVGVVSFLTALLAEANVNIVEFVSCWTETIIVVEKKDSLKTYETLTNLVG; this is translated from the coding sequence ATGATACAGTTTTGGTTTGTGACCATCGCCCAACAAGTCCGCAGCTACCTGCGAAACAAACCCTACCTCCTCGAAGCCTTAGAAAAAGGCATCGTCAACCTCAGCGAACTAAGCCGCCAAATCCAACAAGAACTCAAAACAGGAAACGCCGTCGCCATCAAAGCCGCCCTACGAAGATTCGCCGAGGAACTCCAACGCCACAAACAAAAACGCGAAGAAAAAGTACTCCAACTGCTCAAACGCAGCGGCGTTGCAGTCTACGACCGAAAAAGCGTCATAATCACCGCCAAAGAAATCGCCCTCAAAAACGGCTTAAAAGTTGACCTGCCAAATAAATACGTGTACCTACTAGACCGAGCAGACTTACCTCAGCGAATAAGCACATTGGTAAAACACGATAACTGCACCATGATTGTGATTAACTCCCCTGAAGAGTTAGAAGCCACAGTCGGAGTTGTTTCCTTCTTGACTGCCTTGCTGGCGGAAGCAAACGTGAACATCGTAGAGTTCGTTTCCTGCTGGACCGAAACCATCATCGTCGTGGAGAAAAAAGACAGCCTGAAAACGTACGAAACACTCACAAATTTAGTGGGCTAA
- a CDS encoding homoserine kinase, with protein MCRSWGETTPLNQVTLKSPATSANVGPGFDVFGLALEYPTDKVTLTLNRDKEIKIKVAGVQARTISKLPERNTAGVVAKYMMQHFKLDSGLTVRINKGIWPSKGLGSSAASAAAVAFGINQLFDLKLTQEQLIQFAAKGEAASAGSEHADNVSATICGDFVILRSYNPLETVKLKAPADMEVCVAFPHMVTPPHKTAKARSVVPKMVAIGKLVQNLGNAAAMVSGFAKGDVELIGKSMEDVIVEPARAASIPGYQQVKENALKAGACGVTISGAGPAMLAVVNKKTADADKVAAAMKAGFESAKFEATAFATKPGAGVCLLEN; from the coding sequence TTGTGCAGAAGCTGGGGTGAAACAACGCCACTAAATCAAGTTACCTTAAAGTCACCCGCCACAAGCGCCAACGTGGGACCGGGATTTGACGTTTTCGGGTTAGCATTAGAATACCCAACTGACAAGGTAACTTTAACTCTGAACAGAGACAAAGAAATCAAAATTAAAGTTGCCGGAGTGCAGGCAAGAACCATCTCAAAGCTTCCCGAACGCAACACTGCAGGCGTTGTCGCAAAATACATGATGCAGCATTTCAAGCTGGACTCTGGCTTAACTGTCCGCATCAACAAAGGTATCTGGCCAAGCAAAGGTTTGGGAAGCAGCGCCGCATCCGCCGCGGCAGTAGCCTTTGGCATAAACCAGCTCTTTGACCTTAAACTAACACAAGAACAGCTCATACAGTTTGCCGCAAAAGGCGAAGCAGCATCCGCGGGTTCCGAACACGCAGATAATGTATCCGCCACGATATGCGGCGACTTTGTAATCTTACGGTCCTACAACCCCTTGGAAACCGTCAAGTTGAAGGCCCCCGCCGACATGGAAGTTTGTGTGGCTTTCCCCCATATGGTAACTCCGCCGCATAAAACCGCCAAAGCCCGCTCGGTTGTGCCCAAAATGGTAGCCATCGGCAAGTTGGTGCAGAACTTGGGCAACGCAGCCGCCATGGTCAGCGGATTTGCCAAAGGCGACGTAGAATTGATTGGTAAATCCATGGAAGACGTGATTGTTGAGCCTGCACGGGCAGCCTCAATCCCTGGGTATCAGCAAGTGAAAGAAAACGCCCTTAAAGCAGGTGCATGCGGCGTAACCATAAGCGGGGCAGGACCCGCAATGCTTGCGGTAGTTAACAAAAAAACCGCTGACGCTGACAAAGTTGCTGCCGCCATGAAAGCAGGCTTTGAGTCAGCCAAGTTTGAAGCAACAGCCTTCGCCACCAAACCGGGCGCAGGCGTATGTTTACTGGAGAATTGA
- the thrC gene encoding threonine synthase encodes MTHQECINCGAKYGINEIVYFCKKCGDLLEVKYDLKEIAEKLEKSNWRDVPLSVWRYKELMPIGDVSKIVSLNEGGTGLHSCHKLGKKLGLLQLYVKNEGENPTGSFKDRGMTVGVSKANELGAKNAICASTGNTSAALAAYTAKAGMQCTVLIPSGKIAYGKLSQAMIYGAKVFQVRGNFDQSLDMVLKLAEKHPSIYLLNSINPFRVEGQKSLGFEICDQLDGEAPDRIVVPVGNAGNISAIWKGFTEYHQLGFINKLPKMTGIQAAGSAPIAQMIKSGSNEMIPVKAPETVATAIRIGAPVSWKKAVNAIRNSNGTAETVTDDEILAAQKLLAREEGIFVEPASASSIAGLIKLVNKGVIGKNERVVCVTTGHGLKDPDTAVKMSEKPIEVEAETEAIEKALGLKGEAQIAAAQVK; translated from the coding sequence GTGACACATCAAGAATGCATAAACTGTGGAGCCAAATACGGCATAAACGAGATTGTTTATTTCTGCAAAAAATGCGGGGACCTCTTGGAGGTCAAATACGACCTCAAGGAAATAGCTGAGAAACTGGAGAAGAGCAACTGGAGGGACGTGCCGCTTTCTGTGTGGCGCTACAAAGAACTCATGCCCATCGGCGACGTAAGCAAAATTGTGTCCCTTAACGAAGGAGGCACAGGGCTACATTCCTGCCACAAGTTGGGCAAAAAGCTTGGCTTGTTGCAGCTGTACGTGAAAAACGAAGGGGAAAACCCTACGGGAAGCTTTAAAGACCGAGGCATGACCGTGGGCGTTTCCAAAGCCAACGAGCTAGGCGCCAAAAACGCCATCTGCGCCTCCACTGGCAACACATCCGCGGCGTTGGCGGCGTACACGGCAAAAGCAGGCATGCAGTGTACCGTGCTCATCCCTTCAGGCAAAATCGCCTACGGCAAGCTCTCGCAGGCCATGATTTACGGCGCCAAAGTCTTTCAAGTCCGCGGCAACTTTGACCAGTCGCTGGACATGGTTTTAAAGTTGGCTGAGAAGCACCCCAGCATTTACTTGCTTAACTCAATTAACCCGTTCCGTGTGGAAGGACAAAAATCGTTGGGTTTCGAAATCTGCGACCAACTCGACGGAGAAGCCCCCGACCGCATCGTCGTGCCCGTTGGCAACGCAGGCAACATAAGCGCCATCTGGAAAGGCTTCACCGAATACCACCAGCTTGGCTTCATAAACAAGTTGCCCAAAATGACAGGCATCCAAGCCGCAGGTTCCGCACCCATCGCCCAGATGATAAAGTCAGGAAGCAACGAAATGATTCCTGTTAAGGCACCTGAAACCGTGGCGACTGCCATCCGCATCGGCGCCCCCGTCAGCTGGAAAAAAGCCGTCAACGCCATCCGCAACAGCAACGGCACCGCCGAAACCGTAACTGACGACGAAATCCTCGCCGCCCAAAAACTGCTGGCTCGCGAAGAAGGAATTTTTGTGGAGCCCGCAAGCGCCTCATCCATAGCAGGGCTAATTAAGCTGGTCAACAAGGGCGTCATAGGCAAAAACGAACGTGTTGTCTGCGTAACCACAGGACACGGACTTAAAGACCCTGACACTGCAGTCAAGATGAGCGAAAAACCCATCGAGGTTGAAGCGGAAACGGAAGCCATCGAAAAAGCGCTGGGTCTGAAAGGCGAAGCACAAATTGCTGCTGCACAGGTGAAGTGA
- a CDS encoding homoserine dehydrogenase — MRIILVGYGVVGQGLTSILLRRRLETIRDYGFNPRIVAIVDKGGAAIDEKGLDFERMLKLKKEKGSVSLDPNVGHPKMSPLQTIEEVEAEVMVEASSTNVQNGEPGLSHITKAFKTGKHVVTTNKGPLALAFPALTELADHNRVFLRFSGTVGGGTPVLEFAKKCLAGDKILATRGILNGTTNYILTEMGENHIGFQEALKNAQRLGYAETDPTNDVDGIDPACKIVILANWIMNRKITLKDVKVTGIRGVTAQDLEAAATRGNTIKLVGSVDGEARVEPTEISKRDPLCVSGVLNAVTFVSEFAGEETIVGRGAGGMETASAVLRDLLDIRTNLANQLLS, encoded by the coding sequence GTGAGAATCATCCTTGTGGGCTACGGCGTTGTCGGGCAGGGCTTAACCAGCATACTGCTTAGGCGACGGCTGGAAACCATCAGGGATTACGGCTTTAACCCCCGAATCGTCGCCATCGTGGACAAGGGCGGTGCAGCAATCGACGAGAAAGGTTTAGACTTTGAGCGCATGCTAAAGCTCAAGAAGGAAAAAGGCTCCGTGTCCCTTGACCCCAACGTTGGGCACCCAAAAATGTCTCCGCTGCAAACCATCGAAGAGGTCGAAGCCGAAGTCATGGTTGAAGCCTCCTCCACCAACGTCCAGAACGGCGAACCCGGCTTGTCCCACATCACAAAAGCATTCAAAACAGGCAAACACGTGGTAACCACCAACAAAGGCCCTTTAGCATTGGCGTTTCCCGCCTTGACTGAGTTGGCGGACCATAACAGGGTTTTTCTGCGTTTTAGTGGCACTGTCGGCGGCGGCACCCCCGTGTTGGAATTCGCCAAAAAATGCCTTGCAGGAGACAAAATTTTGGCGACCCGGGGCATACTTAATGGAACCACCAACTACATCCTCACGGAGATGGGAGAAAACCACATAGGCTTCCAAGAGGCATTAAAGAACGCGCAGCGGTTGGGTTACGCGGAAACCGACCCCACCAACGATGTGGACGGCATAGACCCTGCATGCAAAATTGTGATTTTGGCAAACTGGATTATGAACCGCAAAATAACCCTTAAAGACGTTAAAGTTACAGGCATCCGCGGCGTCACCGCCCAAGACCTCGAAGCTGCGGCTACACGGGGAAACACCATCAAACTTGTTGGCAGCGTAGATGGGGAAGCCAGAGTAGAGCCCACCGAAATTAGCAAACGCGACCCTCTCTGCGTGAGTGGTGTTTTGAATGCGGTGACTTTTGTTTCCGAGTTTGCCGGAGAAGAAACCATCGTAGGCAGAGGCGCAGGCGGCATGGAGACTGCAAGCGCAGTGCTAAGAGACTTATTAGACATCAGAACTAATTTAGCTAACCAGTTACTCTCCTAA
- a CDS encoding aspartate kinase, which produces MGKTIVMKFGGTSVGNGTSIRHVANLVSENAKQGNKVVVVVSALSTVTNSLIEVASQACKGTEQQIKDFTTALYQKHAQAIAEAVKNPDLQKEIEQITQKAVGELEKVLTGICYVGELTPKSKDYVLSFGERLSAPIVWGALRDLGEKAECFTGKDAGIVTDDVFGNASPLMNVTTHLLKERLEPLLEKGVIPVVTGFIAATQDGVTTTIGRGGSDYTATILGVALCADEVWIWTDVDGIMTADPKIIPSAKMLPELSYQEAAEMAIFGAKAMHPRALEPVIEAKIPVRIRSTMRPENQGTLITNAENAKSTGAVKAVALIKDVAMVNVNGASMVGAPGSYAKVFDVLGKNNINIMMVSTAVSEANISMVIRRSLVGRALSTLEIALLGRGAVSEVTAEDDVAVVAVMGANMKGTRGIASKIFAIVANAGINIRMIAQGSSELNISFVVKEKDGAAVVKAIHEAFQLDKL; this is translated from the coding sequence ATGGGCAAAACGATAGTTATGAAGTTCGGCGGAACCAGCGTAGGCAACGGCACAAGCATCCGCCACGTGGCAAACTTAGTTTCAGAAAACGCTAAACAAGGCAACAAGGTTGTAGTTGTGGTTTCTGCATTATCCACGGTCACTAACAGCCTTATTGAAGTTGCCAGCCAAGCCTGCAAAGGCACCGAACAGCAAATCAAAGACTTCACCACCGCACTATACCAGAAACACGCCCAAGCCATCGCTGAAGCCGTAAAAAACCCAGACCTCCAAAAAGAAATTGAACAGATTACCCAGAAAGCCGTGGGGGAGCTGGAGAAAGTTCTCACGGGCATCTGTTATGTGGGGGAACTCACGCCTAAATCGAAGGATTATGTGTTGTCCTTTGGAGAACGTTTATCGGCGCCTATTGTTTGGGGTGCCCTGCGCGACCTCGGAGAAAAGGCAGAATGTTTTACGGGCAAAGACGCGGGCATTGTGACTGACGACGTTTTTGGCAACGCCAGCCCCCTTATGAACGTCACCACCCACCTGCTAAAAGAGCGGCTGGAACCATTACTGGAAAAAGGCGTCATTCCTGTAGTTACTGGATTTATAGCGGCGACACAGGACGGCGTCACTACCACCATCGGACGAGGCGGTTCCGACTACACCGCAACCATTCTTGGTGTGGCGCTCTGCGCGGATGAGGTTTGGATATGGACCGACGTAGACGGCATCATGACCGCCGACCCCAAAATCATCCCGTCAGCTAAAATGCTTCCTGAACTCAGCTACCAAGAGGCAGCTGAGATGGCAATTTTTGGCGCCAAAGCCATGCACCCACGCGCACTCGAACCAGTCATTGAAGCAAAAATTCCCGTCCGCATCCGCAGCACCATGCGCCCAGAAAATCAAGGCACACTGATAACGAACGCCGAAAACGCCAAGTCCACGGGCGCGGTTAAGGCGGTTGCCCTCATTAAAGACGTTGCCATGGTAAACGTGAACGGAGCCAGCATGGTCGGCGCGCCAGGCAGCTACGCCAAAGTCTTTGACGTGCTGGGCAAAAACAACATTAACATCATGATGGTTTCCACAGCGGTTTCAGAAGCCAACATCTCCATGGTCATCCGCCGAAGCCTCGTAGGCAGAGCACTAAGCACGCTGGAAATCGCGTTGCTGGGCCGAGGCGCAGTCAGCGAAGTCACCGCCGAGGATGACGTGGCTGTTGTGGCGGTCATGGGCGCTAACATGAAAGGCACCCGCGGCATAGCCTCCAAAATCTTTGCCATCGTCGCCAACGCAGGCATAAACATACGCATGATTGCACAGGGCAGCTCCGAACTCAACATATCGTTTGTGGTGAAAGAAAAAGACGGCGCCGCTGTGGTTAAGGCAATTCATGAAGCGTTCCAGCTCGACAAACTCTAA
- a CDS encoding class I SAM-dependent methyltransferase, giving the protein MPNLMDQYRCPTGEDGKKVAESMNRGHEPLTLWGLSHLTIKPNWAILDVGCGGGKTLNRLAQLAPKGKIYGIDHSPDMVKFSKEVNHELIAQNRVEITHGTAEQIPFPDDSFDLVTAIETYYFWNNFPAALKEIQRVLKPGGWLLLVNEMIQDGKYEVENSELIEQTHVQLIPLARIQRAMWRAGFVAVQVFTKVASPWNAVLAQKQ; this is encoded by the coding sequence ATGCCTAACCTAATGGACCAGTACCGTTGCCCCACAGGCGAAGACGGCAAAAAAGTCGCCGAGTCAATGAACCGCGGGCACGAACCGCTGACCCTCTGGGGGCTATCACACTTAACCATCAAGCCTAACTGGGCAATTTTGGATGTGGGCTGCGGAGGCGGCAAAACCCTCAACCGACTCGCCCAACTGGCACCCAAAGGCAAAATCTACGGCATCGACCACTCCCCCGACATGGTGAAGTTCTCCAAAGAAGTCAACCACGAACTGATTGCCCAAAACCGCGTCGAAATCACCCACGGCACCGCAGAACAAATCCCCTTCCCCGACGACTCCTTTGATTTGGTGACCGCCATCGAAACCTACTACTTCTGGAACAACTTCCCCGCCGCTTTAAAGGAGATACAAAGGGTGCTCAAGCCCGGTGGGTGGCTGCTTTTGGTAAACGAGATGATTCAAGACGGCAAATACGAAGTTGAAAATTCAGAGCTGATTGAGCAGACCCATGTGCAGCTCATTCCGTTGGCTAGAATCCAGAGGGCGATGTGGCGGGCTGGTTTTGTGGCGGTTCAGGTTTTCACGAAAGTTGCTTCGCCATGGAACGCGGTTCTTGCCCAAAAACAATAG